One genomic region from Reichenbachiella ulvae encodes:
- a CDS encoding sensor histidine kinase: MKLSTNCSFKFQTYLRTIIDRFSRPKVPFWTHQYSIYVAIGLFVVFFNSNRLKAYDGTGLTEEGTEELVDYEEQIKVIIYLALAPVTLLFIFVFFFYYRNKRESQIREKELGLLYAKKAMEMKALKAQVNPHFIFNCLGSIQHYIHHHDNELAERYLVKFSRLIRKVLEASEEDFISLKEDLDILKLYVELESMRIHGGIDLEFTIDKGLNENQIYVPPLLLQPIVENAIWHGLSHKKEGAKRIHMDFVRKQNELICKVIDNGLKKNNSSVHKSQSFGLNLVKERIDFHIQPEQAATLELNEIIDPTGSYQGMQVTLIIPFEEE; this comes from the coding sequence TTATCTACCAACTGCTCCTTCAAATTTCAAACTTACCTTCGAACCATAATCGATAGGTTTTCAAGACCAAAGGTACCTTTTTGGACACATCAGTACAGTATCTATGTAGCCATAGGGTTATTTGTAGTTTTCTTTAATAGCAATCGATTGAAAGCTTATGATGGTACTGGTTTAACGGAGGAAGGTACAGAAGAACTCGTTGATTATGAAGAGCAAATCAAAGTGATCATTTATTTGGCATTGGCTCCTGTCACTTTGCTTTTCATTTTTGTCTTTTTCTTTTATTATAGAAATAAACGGGAATCTCAGATAAGAGAGAAGGAACTTGGCCTATTGTATGCCAAAAAAGCCATGGAAATGAAAGCCTTGAAAGCGCAGGTCAACCCACACTTTATTTTTAATTGCCTCGGATCTATTCAACATTATATACATCACCACGACAATGAGCTTGCCGAAAGGTATTTGGTTAAATTTTCTCGTTTAATCAGAAAGGTGCTAGAGGCCTCAGAAGAGGATTTTATTAGTTTAAAAGAAGATTTAGACATACTCAAACTCTATGTGGAATTGGAAAGCATGAGGATACATGGAGGAATTGATTTAGAATTTACGATTGATAAAGGCCTTAATGAAAATCAAATTTATGTCCCGCCTTTGCTTCTTCAACCTATTGTTGAAAATGCCATTTGGCATGGTTTAAGTCATAAAAAAGAAGGGGCAAAAAGAATCCATATGGACTTTGTAAGAAAGCAGAATGAGCTAATCTGCAAGGTGATTGACAATGGGCTGAAGAAAAATAACAGTTCTGTTCATAAAAGCCAATCCTTCGGCCTTAATCTGGTCAAAGAAAGAATTGATTTTCACATACAACCCGAACAGGCTGCCACACTGGAGCTCAATGAAATCATAGACCCTACAGGTAGTTATCAAGGAATGCAGGTAACACTTATTATCCCCTTTGAAGAAGAATGA
- a CDS encoding LytR/AlgR family response regulator transcription factor, whose protein sequence is MKALNAIIIEDEEKQSLLLQNLLKQNFPEIKVMTTCDSVLAGTSAIKQYQPDLLFMDVMINGGTSFDIIEAIPQLDAEVIFTTSFEQYAIRAFRLSAVDFLLKPIAIEELNEAIEKARTKILSERTSAHLQLLISNFRNPSFESVKIALPTYKGYSFVKPDEIIRCESDNTYTTFFLTDQREILVSKTLKHCEQMLETYSFCRVHNSSLINLKYITEYERGEGGIVKMSDGSEIAVSRRRKEHFLYSFKSQLP, encoded by the coding sequence ATGAAAGCACTGAATGCCATAATTATTGAAGATGAAGAAAAGCAATCTTTGCTCCTTCAAAATTTATTGAAGCAAAACTTTCCTGAAATAAAGGTGATGACCACATGTGATTCTGTATTAGCAGGAACATCAGCTATTAAACAATATCAACCTGATTTGTTATTTATGGATGTGATGATCAATGGAGGTACTTCCTTTGATATTATTGAAGCTATTCCCCAATTGGACGCAGAGGTCATTTTTACCACTTCTTTTGAACAGTATGCCATAAGAGCCTTCAGACTTTCTGCTGTGGATTTTCTGCTCAAACCGATAGCAATAGAAGAGTTAAATGAGGCCATAGAAAAGGCAAGGACCAAAATTCTATCAGAGCGTACAAGTGCACATCTACAACTATTGATCTCGAATTTTAGAAACCCCTCTTTTGAAAGTGTAAAAATTGCGCTCCCCACCTATAAGGGGTATTCTTTTGTGAAACCAGACGAAATCATCAGATGCGAATCAGACAATACTTATACCACCTTTTTTCTGACAGATCAGCGTGAAATATTGGTTTCAAAGACTCTGAAGCATTGTGAACAGATGTTGGAGACATACTCCTTTTGCAGGGTGCATAACAGCAGCCTTATCAATCTGAAATATATAACTGAATACGAACGTGGTGAGGGAGGAATCGTGAAAATGTCAGATGGATCGGAAATAGCTGTCTCCAGAAGAAGAAAGGAACATTTTTTATATTCATTCAAAAGCCAACTACCATAG
- a CDS encoding trypsin-like serine peptidase — protein MKINDIKKSNQKKTKIMNDKNQQLVSNTLLDLKPLNSSFQIQSDTDSVSIVPEQIEKVELASENPIPVSGYKEQNENYSEELDEINKSFNFSKYPNDQIAEVIIGTDDRKRINQTTSWPYLTHGHMVIKFPNNKVYIGSGTIVNKHHVITAGHCVFSKRDGGWAKSVMFYPAQNDNYLPFGGIPVVKLWSVKGWTEKSDTNWDFGMLILNEEIYKKTGHLGIIAYRDHRKLLRHRVNVTGYPGDKGGRQMWTHADIIKSTSNQRVIYDIDTMGGQSGSGVWSKFDNYKPYHVCAIHTTGDYSGNGATRISMALFDSIVKIMSSSF, from the coding sequence TTGAAAATAAATGATATAAAAAAATCTAATCAAAAAAAAACTAAAATCATGAATGACAAAAATCAACAATTAGTTAGTAATACTTTATTGGATTTGAAGCCACTAAATTCATCTTTTCAAATCCAATCTGATACCGATTCAGTTTCAATTGTTCCCGAGCAAATAGAAAAAGTTGAATTGGCAAGCGAAAACCCAATTCCAGTTTCAGGTTATAAAGAGCAGAATGAAAATTATTCTGAAGAACTTGATGAAATAAATAAGTCATTTAATTTTTCAAAATACCCTAATGATCAAATTGCAGAAGTAATTATTGGTACTGACGATCGTAAAAGGATTAATCAAACCACCTCTTGGCCATATTTAACGCATGGTCATATGGTAATTAAGTTTCCGAATAATAAAGTTTATATCGGTTCCGGTACAATAGTCAATAAACATCATGTAATTACAGCGGGGCATTGTGTGTTCTCAAAGCGTGATGGTGGTTGGGCTAAATCTGTAATGTTTTATCCGGCTCAGAATGACAACTATCTGCCTTTTGGTGGTATTCCAGTTGTAAAGCTTTGGAGTGTAAAGGGATGGACTGAGAAAAGCGATACAAATTGGGATTTTGGCATGTTGATTCTTAACGAAGAAATTTATAAAAAAACTGGTCATTTGGGAATAATAGCTTATCGTGACCATCGTAAATTATTACGTCATAGAGTTAATGTTACAGGATATCCAGGAGATAAAGGTGGTAGACAAATGTGGACCCATGCCGATATTATTAAATCAACGTCAAACCAAAGGGTTATTTATGATATAGATACAATGGGTGGACAAAGTGGAAGTGGTGTATGGAGCAAATTCGATAATTACAAACCTTATCATGTATGTGCCATACATACTACAGGTGATTATTCTGGTAATGGGGCAACTAGAATAAGTATGGCTCTATTTGATAGTATAGTTAAGATAATGAGTTCGTCTTTTTAA
- a CDS encoding DNA-binding domain-containing protein: MSIQYSLFSNHLTEADDFIGIIQNQESKSLEDLIDEMIGRGSTVTKAEALSVLEEFHGAVERTLEAGYSINTDLFRISPSIQGVFDNQQDSFDRSRHYLRLNVTAGGRINPIAETLKPVKVEGQAPQPNPKTFRDFNSDTINETLSAGGVGELRGSRLKFDASDQQQGVFFIAADGTETRATQYFRNKPSNVILGVPEGLAAGPYRLEVRTIFTNNKSIRKGSLLEELTV; this comes from the coding sequence ATGAGCATACAGTATAGTTTGTTCTCCAATCACCTTACTGAAGCCGACGACTTCATAGGGATCATTCAGAATCAAGAATCCAAGAGCCTCGAAGACCTGATCGACGAAATGATCGGTAGAGGTAGTACAGTTACCAAGGCAGAGGCGCTATCTGTCCTGGAGGAGTTTCATGGCGCAGTAGAAAGGACCCTCGAAGCGGGATACAGCATCAACACAGATTTGTTTCGTATCTCACCCTCGATCCAGGGAGTATTTGACAATCAGCAAGACAGCTTCGATCGATCTCGTCACTACCTGCGTCTGAATGTAACCGCTGGCGGTCGAATCAATCCGATCGCTGAGACCTTGAAACCAGTGAAAGTAGAAGGCCAGGCTCCACAGCCTAACCCTAAAACCTTCAGAGACTTCAATTCTGACACCATCAATGAGACTTTGAGTGCAGGGGGTGTGGGTGAGCTCAGAGGCAGCCGCCTCAAATTTGACGCGAGCGACCAGCAGCAGGGTGTCTTCTTTATAGCAGCTGACGGTACCGAAACCCGTGCCACCCAGTATTTCCGCAACAAGCCTAGCAATGTGATCCTTGGTGTACCAGAGGGCCTGGCAGCCGGACCCTATAGATTGGAGGTTCGTACCATCTTCACTAACAACAAATCCATACGCAAAGGCAGTCTTCTTGAAGAATTGACCGTCTGA
- a CDS encoding SRPBCC family protein, which translates to MIQGAFQSFRHEHHFKTTVAGTVMTDHFDYTSPLDLLGRLADVLFLQRYMTRLLTQRNQVIKEVAEEGRENTKKWGWFEIQNCRSLQKY; encoded by the coding sequence ATGATTCAGGGAGCCTTCCAAAGCTTCCGTCATGAGCATCATTTTAAGACCACAGTAGCTGGCACAGTAATGACCGATCATTTCGACTACACTTCGCCTCTGGACCTGCTCGGACGACTGGCGGACGTCCTCTTTCTCCAACGCTACATGACACGCCTACTCACCCAGCGCAATCAAGTGATTAAGGAAGTGGCTGAAGAGGGGAGAGAAAATACCAAGAAATGGGGATGGTTTGAGATTCAGAATTGTAGGAGTTTGCAAAAATATTAA
- a CDS encoding helix-turn-helix transcriptional regulator, translating into MNRIKEVLFEKAVTQTWLAEKLNKSYNMVNSYVQNRRQPSLEDLHKIANILDIDVRELITPNNI; encoded by the coding sequence ATGAATCGGATAAAAGAAGTGTTATTTGAAAAAGCTGTTACTCAAACCTGGCTAGCTGAGAAGCTAAATAAGAGTTACAATATGGTAAACTCATATGTTCAAAATAGAAGGCAACCGAGTCTAGAAGATTTGCATAAAATTGCAAATATCTTGGATATTGATGTACGGGAACTTATAACTCCAAATAATATCTAG
- a CDS encoding DNA-methyltransferase gives MVKGDAVKLLQSEEVVENLEGKVDLIITSPPFPLNNKKKYGNKIGEDYRNWFIGLAPVFSKLLSEKGSLVIEIGNSWEPERPVQSLLHLECLLGLVNHPTSELRLIQEFICYNPSKLPSPAQWVTVNRLRTVDSYTHVWWIAKSDFPKADNSKVLRPYSKSMKKLLEKQEYNSGKRPSEHVISGDGFLKDHGGSISHNFFELESLDEKRDVRLPHNVLSYSNTNSNDYFLKKCREKNITPHPARMNKGLIEFFIEFLTDKGDLVLDPFGGSNTTGYCAELSSRKWISFEIDDSYIKQSKIRFQDPKISPPKKVHRNDSK, from the coding sequence ATGGTCAAAGGTGATGCCGTAAAGCTTCTTCAAAGTGAGGAAGTTGTTGAAAATCTGGAAGGAAAGGTAGATTTAATAATAACCTCTCCACCGTTTCCGCTCAATAACAAAAAGAAGTACGGTAATAAAATAGGAGAAGATTATCGCAATTGGTTTATTGGGCTTGCACCCGTCTTTTCCAAGTTACTATCAGAGAAGGGGTCACTTGTTATAGAAATAGGTAATTCTTGGGAACCAGAAAGACCTGTACAATCTCTGCTCCATCTTGAATGCTTATTAGGACTTGTAAATCATCCAACATCAGAATTAAGATTGATTCAAGAGTTTATATGCTATAACCCGTCAAAACTGCCCTCCCCAGCACAGTGGGTTACGGTCAACAGACTAAGAACTGTAGATAGCTACACCCATGTTTGGTGGATTGCAAAATCTGATTTTCCAAAAGCCGATAACAGTAAGGTACTTAGACCTTATAGTAAGAGCATGAAGAAGTTGTTGGAAAAGCAAGAATACAACTCGGGAAAAAGACCATCTGAACACGTCATTAGTGGAGATGGATTTTTGAAAGATCATGGAGGTAGCATTTCTCATAATTTTTTCGAATTGGAATCATTGGATGAAAAAAGAGATGTACGTTTACCTCATAACGTATTGAGTTATTCCAATACAAATTCCAATGACTATTTTCTCAAGAAATGCCGTGAGAAAAATATCACACCGCATCCAGCAAGAATGAATAAGGGTTTAATTGAATTTTTTATTGAGTTTTTAACCGATAAAGGAGATTTGGTACTTGATCCGTTCGGGGGAAGTAATACTACTGGTTATTGCGCAGAATTAAGTTCAAGAAAATGGATTTCATTTGAAATTGATGATAGCTATATAAAACAGTCTAAAATCAGATTCCAAGACCCTAAAATCTCACCACCTAAAAAGGTTCACCGTAATGACAGTAAATGA
- a CDS encoding ATP-binding protein produces the protein MTVNEEIKRIASVDPLKEGRKSELFVGHPFQLDYNKASVLVCDDDKQKVNGIAQGTFLLAFYDNEDEVEEAILLRALNPARLPTDSAVVGSMIEYYKDNLPTSGKNSKLDDFTRYEFSFSGLECRVLGTFYRSGEKAIEFGADLENFYSAHHYSVYKVNNDVLGYIVNQRDSPDIVPGNENEFPLGSVRYSSSLRFQNKSEQAKVYLNPADLIGKRSALFGMTRTGKSNTVKKVIQATTEISSKARSSLGDKSIKTEENLESFTEKGSPKYMVGQIIFDVNGEYANANLQDEGTAIFEMYASDVTRYSVLDKPGFTVMKVNFYKQIQAGFELIKSYLADDSADFVKSLLAVNLEKPSDDLDESAKCRWERKIAAYLCCLKKANFPLPSDMKTLKFSGNADLNNLVKPDGSLDPKRGISFDQAINWFETIWDNYGNDFFKNYRAKRDKEWADEDLQAILVFLTRKRKPGKSVDNNGYLRLRGIIEQHTPTGDEAFTSDIVKLLRQGKIVIVDISQGNPGIQKMYSEMLCKSIFNDSMNRFIANSPNNFIQFYFEEAHNLFPQKEDKDLNKIYNRIAKEGAKLNLGMMYATQEVSSISSNILKNTQNWFIAHLNNEDEIRELRKYYDFSDFTDSLIRFSAKNDKGFVRMKTYSNPFVVPVQIDKFSTSQ, from the coding sequence ATGACAGTAAATGAAGAAATAAAAAGAATAGCATCCGTTGACCCTTTAAAAGAGGGTAGAAAGTCTGAACTGTTCGTTGGCCATCCCTTTCAGTTGGATTATAACAAAGCAAGTGTATTGGTATGCGATGATGATAAACAAAAGGTGAATGGAATAGCTCAGGGCACATTCTTGTTGGCATTTTATGATAATGAAGATGAAGTGGAAGAAGCAATTTTATTGAGAGCTTTGAACCCAGCGAGACTTCCTACTGATAGTGCGGTTGTAGGTTCAATGATTGAGTATTATAAAGACAACCTGCCAACATCAGGCAAGAATTCGAAACTCGATGATTTTACAAGATATGAGTTTAGCTTCTCAGGTTTAGAATGTAGAGTGCTAGGAACATTTTATAGATCTGGAGAAAAAGCGATTGAATTTGGGGCTGACTTAGAAAATTTCTATTCTGCACACCATTATAGTGTTTATAAAGTAAACAATGATGTCTTAGGATACATAGTAAATCAACGTGATTCCCCAGATATTGTACCAGGCAATGAAAATGAATTTCCTCTAGGATCAGTAAGATACAGTTCAAGCTTAAGATTTCAGAATAAATCAGAACAGGCTAAGGTTTATCTTAATCCAGCAGACTTGATTGGTAAAAGAAGCGCCTTGTTTGGGATGACAAGAACAGGAAAATCGAACACGGTAAAAAAGGTAATTCAAGCGACGACTGAAATTTCATCTAAAGCTCGATCCTCTCTTGGTGATAAATCCATCAAGACTGAAGAAAATTTGGAGTCATTTACTGAAAAAGGATCACCAAAATACATGGTCGGTCAAATAATCTTTGATGTCAATGGGGAATACGCAAATGCCAATCTTCAGGACGAAGGGACAGCCATTTTTGAAATGTATGCCAGTGATGTAACCAGATATAGTGTGCTGGATAAACCTGGATTTACAGTAATGAAGGTGAATTTTTATAAGCAAATCCAAGCAGGATTCGAATTGATCAAAAGTTACCTTGCTGATGACTCAGCTGACTTTGTAAAAAGTCTTTTGGCTGTCAATCTGGAGAAGCCTAGTGATGATTTGGATGAAAGTGCTAAATGTAGGTGGGAAAGAAAAATAGCCGCTTATTTATGTTGCTTAAAGAAAGCAAATTTCCCGTTACCTAGTGATATGAAAACTCTTAAATTCTCAGGTAATGCTGATTTGAATAATCTAGTTAAACCTGACGGTAGCCTGGACCCTAAAAGAGGTATTTCTTTTGATCAGGCTATTAATTGGTTTGAAACAATCTGGGATAATTATGGCAATGATTTCTTTAAGAATTATCGAGCTAAAAGGGATAAAGAGTGGGCTGATGAAGACTTACAAGCTATATTAGTTTTCCTTACGAGAAAGAGAAAACCAGGTAAATCAGTAGATAATAATGGTTATTTGAGATTAAGAGGTATTATCGAACAACATACTCCGACAGGTGATGAAGCTTTTACATCAGATATAGTAAAGCTTCTACGACAAGGGAAGATTGTGATTGTAGATATTTCTCAAGGTAATCCTGGCATACAAAAAATGTATTCTGAAATGCTATGTAAGAGCATTTTTAATGATTCAATGAACCGGTTTATAGCCAATTCACCTAATAATTTCATCCAATTTTATTTCGAAGAAGCTCATAACTTATTTCCCCAAAAAGAGGATAAAGATTTGAATAAGATATACAATAGAATAGCGAAAGAAGGAGCCAAACTTAATTTAGGAATGATGTACGCTACCCAAGAAGTATCATCAATCAGTTCCAACATTCTTAAGAACACACAAAACTGGTTTATAGCACATCTCAATAACGAAGATGAAATCAGAGAATTGAGGAAATACTATGACTTTAGTGATTTTACGGACTCATTAATTCGATTCAGTGCGAAAAATGATAAGGGTTTTGTTAGAATGAAAACTTATTCAAATCCATTTGTGGTCCCTGTTCAGATTGACAAGTTCTCAACTTCACAATAA
- a CDS encoding AAA family ATPase, with the protein MIFVDRNIVSIPEVFSTKEMEIANDRLKEFYNQPSKSRSQKRYSRPFEFDLREPIKISLHSLFRSKCAYCESIVKKGSKTEYDHFRPKFGARGDEKEFSQDHYWWLTYNWNNFYLACSECNRYKATWFPVVGKRAKPESNYEDILKKEKPLFIDPCKDMPSDHFSFNNSGEIEYLSERGKVTIELLNLNRSKLVGLRKNEIQNTFGEWEELSKLWRKKENNWSRINEIVAAWREIISEKSSRPYVAATKTLILDRIQTISEIEEHILDKTSQSDLQKIKTKDPIKKKVVPKPKTTPKENVVKIPTKTSDLSISAHTPTIKTNQVFLERLELKNYKCFDYINLNLSQTRLDNSESGEPWHLILGENGVGKSSILKAISIALLNKSSIAKLSHEINSKKLLKNGKQSGHIKLTYNQGQEVIVNFSKKDNSIKTSVEEPLTNIIAYGSVRLLPKGDIRSEQSEFNNIRVGNLFDYSIALRDANEWLLSRSRGEFDREATTLKELMLLNENCVLRRINKEIQVTFPDQKPISIDELSDGYKMVYAMAVDIMSSLSSENINYNLAHGIVLIDEIGTHLHPRWKMQVVERLRSSFPNLQFIVSTHEPLCLRGLGPGEVIVLAKNDANEIIAIDDLPDPSELRIDQILTSEFFGLKSTFDPKTEQIFEEYYGLLAKDEEERDLKEKTRLVELSQLIPRIKHLGDNIRENLVYHVIDELLARKVKDEGMKMEDLKKEAVERVISIWEKIEQEG; encoded by the coding sequence ATGATTTTCGTTGATAGAAATATTGTCAGTATTCCAGAGGTGTTTTCCACTAAAGAAATGGAAATTGCTAATGATAGATTAAAAGAATTTTACAATCAACCAAGTAAATCCAGAAGTCAAAAGCGATACTCAAGGCCTTTTGAATTTGATCTTAGAGAACCCATTAAAATTTCATTGCACAGTTTATTTAGAAGCAAATGTGCATACTGTGAATCAATTGTTAAGAAAGGATCAAAAACAGAATATGATCACTTTAGACCAAAATTTGGTGCAAGAGGTGACGAGAAGGAGTTTTCTCAAGATCATTATTGGTGGTTAACCTACAATTGGAACAATTTCTATTTGGCGTGCTCAGAATGTAATCGATATAAGGCAACTTGGTTTCCGGTAGTTGGTAAAAGGGCGAAACCTGAAAGCAATTATGAAGATATCCTCAAAAAGGAGAAACCTTTATTTATAGATCCCTGTAAGGATATGCCATCTGACCATTTCAGTTTTAATAATTCTGGAGAAATTGAATATTTATCTGAAAGAGGAAAAGTAACAATCGAATTGCTTAATCTAAACAGAAGTAAGCTTGTAGGGCTCAGGAAAAATGAAATTCAAAATACTTTCGGAGAATGGGAAGAACTGTCAAAGCTTTGGCGAAAGAAAGAAAACAATTGGTCTAGAATTAATGAAATAGTAGCAGCGTGGCGCGAAATAATTTCTGAGAAAAGTAGTCGACCATATGTCGCAGCTACAAAGACACTAATCCTTGATAGAATTCAAACCATTTCAGAAATTGAGGAACATATTTTAGACAAGACTTCTCAAAGTGACCTTCAAAAAATCAAAACTAAAGATCCGATTAAGAAAAAGGTTGTTCCCAAACCCAAAACAACCCCAAAAGAGAATGTAGTAAAAATACCCACAAAGACTTCTGATTTATCAATCTCAGCACACACGCCAACTATTAAAACCAATCAAGTTTTTCTGGAGAGACTTGAATTGAAAAACTACAAGTGTTTTGATTATATAAACCTCAATTTATCGCAAACAAGGCTAGATAATAGTGAAAGTGGTGAACCCTGGCATTTGATTCTTGGTGAAAATGGTGTAGGTAAAAGCTCAATACTTAAAGCAATTAGTATTGCATTACTTAATAAATCATCTATAGCAAAGCTGTCACATGAGATCAATTCAAAAAAATTACTTAAGAATGGAAAACAATCAGGTCACATTAAGCTGACATATAATCAAGGTCAAGAAGTCATTGTCAATTTTTCCAAGAAGGATAACTCAATCAAAACAAGTGTTGAAGAACCCCTAACAAACATAATTGCATATGGCTCAGTAAGATTATTACCAAAGGGTGATATAAGATCTGAGCAAAGTGAATTTAACAATATCAGAGTTGGTAACCTCTTTGATTATTCTATCGCTCTTAGAGATGCCAATGAATGGTTGTTATCAAGAAGTCGAGGTGAATTTGATAGAGAAGCAACCACTCTGAAGGAGTTAATGCTTCTTAATGAAAATTGTGTCCTAAGAAGAATTAATAAAGAGATACAGGTTACTTTCCCTGACCAAAAACCCATTTCTATTGATGAGTTGAGTGATGGATATAAAATGGTTTACGCTATGGCCGTTGATATCATGTCAAGCCTTTCATCAGAGAATATTAATTATAACCTGGCACATGGAATTGTACTAATTGATGAGATAGGAACGCACCTTCATCCCAGATGGAAAATGCAAGTTGTTGAAAGGCTGAGGAGCTCATTTCCAAATCTTCAATTCATTGTTTCAACCCATGAACCACTCTGTTTACGGGGCTTGGGGCCAGGTGAAGTTATAGTTCTGGCAAAAAATGATGCTAATGAAATTATTGCAATAGATGATTTGCCTGATCCAAGCGAGCTTAGAATTGATCAAATACTAACCTCAGAGTTCTTTGGATTGAAAAGCACATTTGACCCTAAAACCGAACAAATCTTCGAAGAATACTATGGACTATTAGCGAAAGATGAAGAGGAGAGGGACTTGAAAGAAAAGACGCGACTTGTTGAGTTGAGTCAGCTTATTCCTCGTATCAAGCACCTTGGAGACAATATTCGTGAGAATTTAGTATACCATGTTATTGATGAATTGTTAGCAAGAAAAGTCAAGGATGAAGGAATGAAGATGGAGGATTTAAAAAAAGAGGCTGTTGAAAGAGTGATTTCAATTTGGGAAAAAATCGAGCAGGAGGGATGA
- a CDS encoding T9SS type A sorting domain-containing protein, whose product MKIIPIYLLLLLIVGQALAQNGTVSKVAIKTQNNKASFLNPRGFVIYLPENFDDSGETKYPVIFWLHGLGKDGDGSLNNLNKIYNDQICEWLKTHDIPFIVFAPQDHNGYFGGAYPSRLTRFVQWATEEYVDNIDFYQLHLAGLSAGGYGIREFIVENDDLYKMFATLTPMSTNLNNANNYAQRIINNDQYVWIHHGTNDSSPNAIGAVENFHNAVQSLDPKRSRLTAYKGMGHSAWEEVYDNTGQGKEQLEGTISGTEYYNWTAEDDTWYEWLTLHTKTHAPSRLKISNTELEDEEAAGTIVGQLSGNGSYPRKYLLVSGEGDADNDKFSINSSNELVIEEATRFIDQSSYQVRVGLSNSEGSYEVPLVISVDGILSADANDYPGGISLYPNPVKVGTHSLILDLDNAYKGQLDYQIVNLSGALVTEGSWIKNSKVFSQPVNIESIERGIFILKLKGNDFQDSIQFIKM is encoded by the coding sequence ATGAAAATCATTCCAATCTACCTGTTACTCTTGTTGATCGTAGGGCAGGCCTTAGCACAAAATGGTACGGTATCAAAGGTTGCCATTAAAACACAAAACAATAAAGCTTCCTTCTTGAACCCCAGAGGCTTTGTCATTTATCTACCCGAGAATTTCGATGATTCTGGTGAAACCAAATACCCAGTCATTTTCTGGCTGCATGGCCTGGGCAAAGATGGCGATGGCTCCCTGAACAATTTGAATAAGATATACAATGATCAAATCTGCGAATGGCTCAAAACCCATGATATCCCATTTATCGTATTTGCTCCTCAGGATCACAATGGATACTTTGGAGGCGCATATCCATCCCGATTGACCCGTTTCGTACAATGGGCTACAGAAGAATACGTTGACAACATAGATTTTTATCAATTGCATTTGGCTGGACTATCAGCTGGGGGCTATGGTATTAGAGAATTTATTGTCGAAAATGACGACTTGTATAAGATGTTTGCCACGCTGACCCCCATGTCAACCAATTTGAATAATGCCAACAATTATGCACAAAGGATCATCAACAATGACCAATATGTATGGATTCATCACGGGACCAATGATTCTTCACCCAATGCAATAGGGGCTGTAGAGAACTTCCACAATGCAGTACAGAGCTTAGATCCCAAAAGATCAAGACTAACTGCCTACAAAGGCATGGGACATAGTGCCTGGGAAGAAGTCTATGACAACACTGGTCAAGGCAAGGAGCAGCTAGAAGGCACCATTTCAGGTACAGAATATTACAACTGGACAGCAGAAGATGATACCTGGTACGAATGGCTGACATTACACACCAAAACCCATGCGCCAAGCAGATTGAAAATCTCGAACACTGAATTGGAAGATGAAGAAGCGGCTGGTACAATAGTCGGTCAGTTGTCTGGAAATGGTTCGTATCCTAGAAAATATCTGCTGGTGTCTGGCGAGGGTGATGCTGACAATGATAAATTCTCAATCAATAGTTCCAATGAATTGGTGATTGAAGAAGCGACAAGATTTATCGATCAAAGCAGCTACCAGGTACGTGTCGGGCTTTCAAACAGCGAAGGATCTTATGAAGTTCCATTGGTAATCTCTGTAGACGGAATTCTCAGTGCAGACGCTAATGATTATCCTGGAGGTATTTCTTTATACCCGAATCCAGTAAAGGTTGGGACGCACAGTCTAATTTTGGATTTGGATAACGCATACAAAGGTCAATTGGATTACCAGATTGTAAATCTTTCCGGAGCATTAGTGACCGAGGGTAGCTGGATCAAAAACTCCAAGGTATTCTCTCAGCCTGTCAACATCGAAAGTATCGAAAGGGGAATATTCATATTGAAGTTGAAGGGGAATGATTTCCAGGATTCCATACAGTTTATAAAAATGTAA